The following DNA comes from Kitasatospora sp. NBC_01287.
GTCCAGGTCGGCGAAGGCCTCGCGCTCGACGGCGCCGACCGCCGCCTCGACGGTGGCCGCGGCGGCGAGCCCGGCCGGGGTGATCGCCACCAGGTGGCGGCGCCGGTCGGCCGGGTCGCGGCGGCGCTCGGCCAGGGCGTCGCGCTCCAGGTCGTTGAGGATCGCGACCAGGGTGCTCGGGTCCACGGTGAGTGCCTCGATCAGCGCCTGCTGGCTGACCGTGCCGGTGTCGGCCAGCCGCAGCAGCAGCGCGCCGTGCCGGGGGCCGAGCCCGCTGACCGCCAGTGCCTCGCGCAGCCGCAGCTTCAT
Coding sequences within:
- a CDS encoding MarR family winged helix-turn-helix transcriptional regulator produces the protein MTSAAARATATDRLSFLLARHGRLMKLRLREALAVSGLGPRHGALLLRLADTGTVSQQALIEALTVDPSTLVAILNDLERDALAERRRDPADRRRHLVAITPAGLAAAATVEAAVGAVEREAFADLDADEVAQLHALLRRVDTSFDSHSSSCE